The stretch of DNA ATAGTCTTACAAAGGTTTTTTCAGTCGTATTCCGAATTCTTCTGTAATTTTTTACAGGCAGAGTGATGGATGCGTTTTTTTAATATCTTTTTAAACCGATGAAAAATTCAAACAGTTGTCTGAGCTTTAAAGGTAAGTTAGTTAAATAAAATGATTAATTTTCTAACTAATAGTAACCGAGTTTTTATTTTACAAGGAGGACTAGAATATTGAATTTAATCAATAAGAAAGTTACACACAAGCGTTTTGGCACAGGGAGTATAGTTGAACATAATGATTCTATTATTGAAATACATTTCGCATCGGAGAGTAAAAAGTTTGTGTACCCGGATGTGTTTGGAGAGCACTTAAAAATACATGATCAAAGTGTTGCTCATTCACTTGAAGAAATTATACAAAAAAGGGAAATGGCGCGACAGGAAGAAGAGTGGAAGAAGGAAGAGGAAAAAAAGCTTCAACGAAAAAAACACGAACTTCGCCTAGAACATGAAAAGCTTATGAAGAACCATAAACTTCATCCCGAATCACAAATGGTATTTTGGTGTGACACCGAAGAACAGAATAGTTCTTTAACAGAGTGGAAAGTTTTTTCAGGCGAAATAAAAAGTGGTAATAACAAAGGAAAGCCAAACAAACCGATCCGTTTACACCAAAATAGTGCGGTCCTGTTAACATCAATAGATTCCGGGATGCCAGAAAAAGAGAGACGGATTTTAGGAGTCTATATGGTGAATGAAGAGTTTATCGGTAAGCTATGTGAAGATGGAAATATTCCTGCTCATTCAAAATACAAGCTTCAACTTACAGAACAAGAATCTGATCAGTTGCTTTTCTGGCAATATTACGTAAATGAAAAATCCCCCGAAAAAATGACATGGAATACCGGTAAATACCGTTATTTTGATAATATGTGGATGGCTCAAATTCTGCGTGATATCGCTTCGTTTAAAAGTGACCAGGAGCAAGAGCTGGCACAACAATTTTTCGAACATTTTTGTAGAATGAATCAAATAATACCTCAAGAATTACAAAAGCCTAACGGTGCATTAATGCGTAATTTGGCTTAAGCCCTTTTATGGGGGAGTAACTTTTTAAAAACTGCTTAAAAAGCAAGCTAAAAATGTTAGTATGAATAAAAACGATTGTTACTCTAAAGTGACAGTCGTTTTTTTTATTTACCCTCTTATGTATGATAGTATCAGAGATTTTTAAATGAAGCTTGATTTCGAGCTTTTTTCTTTTTATAAAATATTTTGAAAAAAGTGAAATAATCTCACCATTAATACGACTAATTAATGAATGAAAACATTGGGGGAGAAATGGATGGACAGTGATAAAATTTCCGAATGGTTCTATCAATACAGCAAAGATATATACCATTTCTTGTTATATTATGTCGGGTCAGGAGATATAGATGACTTAGTTCAAGAAGTGTTCATTCGTGCTATTAAAAGCTTCGATACATATCAATCAAAGTCTAGCGAAAACGTGGTTATTCTCGATTGCACGAAATGTAGGCATCGATGAGATTAGAAGAAGAAAACGGGCGAGAATGAAAACGGTGCTGGGGCTCAAGAGTTTTGAACAAAAAGAAGAGCCAACGCCAGAACTAATGCTTAAATGGAGTGAAAATAATCGCGATTTATATAAAGTAATTAATTCGTTGAAGTCTAACTATCGAGACGTCATTATTCTCCGAGCGCTTAAAGAATTATCTGTTCCAGAAACAGCAGACATTTTAAACTGGAATGAAAATAAGGTGCGTATTACGCATCATCGGGCGTTAAAAGCTTTAAAGGATAAGAGGGAGGACATTAAATATGAAAGATAATGAATGGAAAAATCCATTAATTGATGAGCTGAAGTCTCTTCCTAAACCAGACTATGAACACGAGTTTGATGAACAGAAACAAGATCAAATACACGAAACTTTGATGAAATTCTCCAATAGCTATAAAAAAAAGAAAAAGAGCAGGGAAAGATGGAAAAGGATATCCGTTGGTTTTGCAAGCATTGCCGCATTAATACTCTTTATTGTCGTTTTTATTCCATTTCATAATGAATCAAACAATGCAAACGTTGCTGATATAGAATCATTTGAACAATTTTTTCACCAAAAAATGAAGGAAATGAATAAGGAAGAAAAAGACTTTTCGTATTCTCTTATTCATACACAATTGAATGCAGTTCATTTTAATGACGCTATTGCTATTTTTACAGAAAATAAAAATAGTAGTGAAACGATTTATATTGCCTACTTTGAAAAACAGAGTAATCAATGGGAGTGGATTCAAACAAGAGGTGCTCAGTGGGATTCTCCTGTAAATTGGTCAAGCATGAACTCAATACCATATATTTATTCAGGACTAATAAATGACCTTTCTATTCTAGAAGTGTATGCTGGCGACGTACAAGCAAAAATAATTACAATAGAAGGAGACAAAAGGTTTTGGTATGCTGTTAGCCCGATAGAAGAAGTAGAAGTGATGTTCGTGACGGAGGATGGAAAGGAGAAAATACCTCATACGGAACTAGAAGGATTACAAGATTCTCCGGAATATTTAGCTGAGGATTCTAGGGAATTATCAATGCAAGATTCTGAGACTGCTTATGAAATGGTTGTGAATGCACTAACCGATTATTATCGTGCGATTTGGAGCGGCTCGGATATCGAATTGAGTGCTTTTATGGAAAATGAAAATCTTATCCAGTACACGGAAAAGAAAATTCAATCCGAACGTAAAGTGTACATTACCGAAGAGGTCAATGTGGAGGTTGGAGCTTGGGAAGTGGACTATGTGGATGACGAGCATGGAGGCTTTCTCTATTTTAAAATACCTGCAGAAATTTTTAAAGATATAGGTAGTTACGCGGAAGTTACTGAGTTTCTTGTTCGTAATGTAAACGGAAAGTTAGTAATCGTTGATTGGTACACTGGTGCAAAAGATAGTTATGATTTTCTAGTGCGTGGAGAAAACGAAACGATTGATAAGCCTAATATTTGGGATGATTCAGAATGGGTACAGCAGGTAGTTAGGAAACAAAATGAATAGTAGGCTCAAGCGCAATTCTTTTTTATTACAGGGTAGATAAATACTGAGAAGAAAAACACCATTTGAGAACTTATTATAGTACAAATTTAAAAGACGACTACTATTCATTTTGAATGAAAGTCGTCTTTTTAGGTTGGTTTCGTATAGTTCGCAGTGATGCTTGTCGCACTTTAATAGGCGGCTATAGTTGATAATCGTGAAAAATGTGAACAAATCGTGAAGGGGTATTTACGTGTTTTCCATTTGGAACTGTTGAAAAACCTTGATATTACTGGTGTCATGGCAATTTATATTTTTTTACAGCTGTGATTCGAATCACTACACTGATAATAATTCCCAATTATGATTGAAGTATGAAAACAAAAGGGGGGGTCCTTAATGAAAGCCTCAAATTTAAAGGCTCAAGAAGAAGTGAATCTGGAAAAGGAACATGTTAGCAAGCAAGCTTCAACTAGGATTGGAACATGGATTTCAGTAGGAGTAGTTTTTGCAGTTATATTGGTTACTTATTTTATTATATACGGACTATATATGGATCGATTATAAGGAGGGGAAAAGCATGCATCTTGATGAAAAGATATGGCTTACATTAAGTTTTGGAATGATTATGGTTTTTATGTTACTAACAGGTTATCAAACATTTGCTTTAGGAATGGGGCCGCCAAGTCATAATGAAACAATTGACCCTCAGAAAGTGGATGAAATAGCTCCTTTTAATGAACCAGGGCTTAAGCAAATTGGTGAAAACGAATATGAACTTGTCATGACGTTGCAATTATTCAGTTTTACTCCGATGGAAGTTGAAATTCCAGCAGGTGCAACCGTGCATTTCACTTTAACATCAAAGGATGTCGTTCATGGATTTCAAATTGCCGATACAAACGTTAACGCAATGGTTATGCCAGGCCATATCCAAAAAATATCACAAACATTTGATGAGCCAGGTGAGTATTTAGTTATATGTAACGAATATTGCGGTGTAGGTCACCAATTTATGAGTACGACTATAACAGTGAAATAAGGAGGGAAGTTCCGTGGGAGCAGTTGCAGAAAAAAGAAATAGTACAGCATTTAGGGATAGTGCCAATAAAGCTCTTGGTTTAAATCCACAGGATGCTAATATATCAAAAGCCTATTTATTAGTTGGTTTTATCGCATTACTTCTAGGTGGGTTAATGGGAGTAATACAAGGTTTAAACAGAGCCGGTGTCCTTGAACTACCAACATGGCTTAATTATTATCAAATCTTAACAGCACATGGATTGCTTTTAGTTGTCGTCATGTCATCCTTCATCACGATTGGTTACTTTTACGCAGGTTTTTCACATACGTTAGGAGGACTTCTTCCAAAGGTTAGAAAGATGGCATGGATAGGGTTCGGGTTGAAGATTTTTGGGTTTGTGTTAGTTGTCATCCCTGTGTTAATGAATGAAGCATCTGTTATGTACACATTTTATCCACCAATGGCTGCACACCCTATGTTTTATTTTGGGCTCGTATTTATTGTGTTAGGTGTTTGGATGCTTGCAGCTGGAGCATTTGTTAATGTGGCAAATTGGAGAAAAAATAACAAAGGACAGCATCTTCCTATTCTTGCTTTCTTTGGGACGGGTGTATTTGTTCTGTTAGTAGGAGCAACAGCTATTGTTGCAGTGGAAGTTATCTTTATGATTATTCCTTGGACACTAGGATGGGTAGATGGCATAAACGTCATGGTTTCTCGTACACTCTTCTGGGCTTTTGGACATACAGCAGTTAACATTTGGTATTTAACAGCCGTTTCTGCATGGTATGTTATTATACCGAAGATTATTGGCGGAACACGCTTTAATGACTATTTAACACGCGTTGTCGTAATAGCTTTAGTTATCATGAATATTACTGGTGGATTCCACCATCAAATTATTGACCCTGGTATTTCGTTGTCCATTAAATACATGCACGTTTTTATGAGTTTAGCAATCGGATTCCCATCTTTAATGACTGCTTATGCAATGTTTAGAGTATTCGAACGTACTGGTAGAAGAAAAGGTGGAAAAGGAGCACTCGGTTGGTTGAGAAAATTACCTTGGGGTGATGTGCGTTTCTTAGCTCCATTTATTGCAATGGCTGCCTTTATTCCAGCTGGAGCAGGTGGTATTGTTCAAAGCACGAACCAATTAAACCAAGTTGCACATAATACGATGTGGGTTGTAGGGCATTTCCATTTAACACTAGGAATGACAGTCGTAATGACATTCTTCGGTATTAGTTACTGGTTAGTTCCGCTTGTATTTAAGAGAGTATTAACTCCAGCGATGAATAAAGTTGGTGTTATTCAAACCATTCTTTGGACGATTGGTATGACGATCATGGCATTCTCTATGCATGCTGTTGGATTATTTGGTTCTCCAAGAAGAACTTCTTTTACAACATATGGTGATTTCTCCTCCACGTTAGGTTGGGATCCATATATGGCAGCAATTGGTGTGGGCGCTGTTATGTTAGCAATTGCAGGTGTTCTTCAAATTTATGCTGTATTTAATATGATGTTTTTTGCGCCAAAAGGTAAAACAGAATTCCCAATTGCGGATGTAGAGCCAGACGAAGCTCCAACTCCATATTTTACAGAGCGTTGGGGAGTATGGGTAGTGCTCATGTTAATCGTAGTGGCAATGGCATATGTCCCACCACTTATCGATATGATTGTCAATGCACCGCCAGGCTCACCGCCATTCAAAACTTGGTAAAGTTATTTTTTAAAAAAAGAGATAGCTCGGATGACTGGGCTATCTCTTTGTGCTTATGGTAATCATTCAATCTATCATGTGAGAGGTGGTCTCAATGTTTAAAAACAGGGAAAATACAATCTCTCTACTAATCGTTTTATTGTTTGGTTGTATTTTGTTTTTTATAGGGACGGATGGGTTTACAGCATATACGGCTGAGACGGCTAGAGTTAATCAGCTGCTTAAGGAAAAACCTACTTTTCCTGATGTCATTTTAGAGGATAGTAAAGGGAGAGAGTATTCTTTTACAGAGTTTGAGAATAAGTATGTTTTTATTACGTTCATCTATACAGATTGTGCAACGGTTTGTCCGCAGTTAGAATTTAATATGGGGCAAGTGTATAAATTACTTCCGAAAAAATATATTGGAGAAGATATCGTATTTTTAAGTATAAGTTTTGATCCAGAGCGTGATGACCCGGCTACGTTAGAAAGGTATCAGAACGCTTTTGGTGCCGATGGAGAAACTTGGAGAATGGCAAGAATTCTTGACCCGCTAGAGCTAAACACATTACTAGAAAATTTCGGTGTTATTGTCATCCCGGATGGATTAGGGAACTTTACTCATAATTCAGCCTTTTACTTAGTTGATAAAAAAGGAAAATTAGTAGAAGTGATGGACTTTACAGAAGTCGAGGCAGCAGCAGAAAAAGTGGAAAGTATTCTTGATAGCGAGCAGGTGAGGGAATGAGGACGCAATTTATTTATGGTTTGTTATTATATTTATTTTTATTGCTTCCACCCGTTGCTTATCTATTAGAGTCCATCATGATTACCCATATGCATATGCAAATGCCGTTGCTCGTTATTTCAGGTTTTTTAATGGGAGGTATTCTTCTAAAGCGGTTCCCACGTTTTTTTGAAAAGTGGAATAACAATGGGATACCAGGAATTACGTTATTCTTGATTATTATTATTTATTGGACGATCCCTCGAACAATGGACGAGGCGTTGACCTTACAAAGTATACAAGCTTGGAAATTTATTAGTTTACCATTTTTAGCAGGGATTCCGCTTAGAGATAGCTGGAAAAAACTAAGTAAGGCTGGGAAAAATATTATTATCGTTATTTTTACGGTTAAGTATTTTGGGATGGGAGCTTTATATATATGGGCAGA from Sutcliffiella cohnii encodes:
- a CDS encoding malate synthase encodes the protein MNLINKKVTHKRFGTGSIVEHNDSIIEIHFASESKKFVYPDVFGEHLKIHDQSVAHSLEEIIQKREMARQEEEWKKEEEKKLQRKKHELRLEHEKLMKNHKLHPESQMVFWCDTEEQNSSLTEWKVFSGEIKSGNNKGKPNKPIRLHQNSAVLLTSIDSGMPEKERRILGVYMVNEEFIGKLCEDGNIPAHSKYKLQLTEQESDQLLFWQYYVNEKSPEKMTWNTGKYRYFDNMWMAQILRDIASFKSDQEQELAQQFFEHFCRMNQIIPQELQKPNGALMRNLA
- a CDS encoding SCO family protein, whose protein sequence is MFKNRENTISLLIVLLFGCILFFIGTDGFTAYTAETARVNQLLKEKPTFPDVILEDSKGREYSFTEFENKYVFITFIYTDCATVCPQLEFNMGQVYKLLPKKYIGEDIVFLSISFDPERDDPATLERYQNAFGADGETWRMARILDPLELNTLLENFGVIVIPDGLGNFTHNSAFYLVDKKGKLVEVMDFTEVEAAAEKVESILDSEQVRE
- a CDS encoding sigma-70 family RNA polymerase sigma factor; this encodes MLLKASIHINQSLAKTWLFSIARNVGIDEIRRRKRARMKTVLGLKSFEQKEEPTPELMLKWSENNRDLYKVINSLKSNYRDVIILRALKELSVPETADILNWNENKVRITHHRALKALKDKREDIKYER
- a CDS encoding RNA polymerase sigma factor; its protein translation is MDSDKISEWFYQYSKDIYHFLLYYVGSGDIDDLVQEVFIRAIKSFDTYQSKSSENVVILDCTKCRHR
- a CDS encoding cytochrome c oxidase subunit II, yielding MHLDEKIWLTLSFGMIMVFMLLTGYQTFALGMGPPSHNETIDPQKVDEIAPFNEPGLKQIGENEYELVMTLQLFSFTPMEVEIPAGATVHFTLTSKDVVHGFQIADTNVNAMVMPGHIQKISQTFDEPGEYLVICNEYCGVGHQFMSTTITVK
- a CDS encoding cbb3-type cytochrome c oxidase subunit I, with the protein product MGAVAEKRNSTAFRDSANKALGLNPQDANISKAYLLVGFIALLLGGLMGVIQGLNRAGVLELPTWLNYYQILTAHGLLLVVVMSSFITIGYFYAGFSHTLGGLLPKVRKMAWIGFGLKIFGFVLVVIPVLMNEASVMYTFYPPMAAHPMFYFGLVFIVLGVWMLAAGAFVNVANWRKNNKGQHLPILAFFGTGVFVLLVGATAIVAVEVIFMIIPWTLGWVDGINVMVSRTLFWAFGHTAVNIWYLTAVSAWYVIIPKIIGGTRFNDYLTRVVVIALVIMNITGGFHHQIIDPGISLSIKYMHVFMSLAIGFPSLMTAYAMFRVFERTGRRKGGKGALGWLRKLPWGDVRFLAPFIAMAAFIPAGAGGIVQSTNQLNQVAHNTMWVVGHFHLTLGMTVVMTFFGISYWLVPLVFKRVLTPAMNKVGVIQTILWTIGMTIMAFSMHAVGLFGSPRRTSFTTYGDFSSTLGWDPYMAAIGVGAVMLAIAGVLQIYAVFNMMFFAPKGKTEFPIADVEPDEAPTPYFTERWGVWVVLMLIVVAMAYVPPLIDMIVNAPPGSPPFKTW